One window from the genome of Nicotiana sylvestris chromosome 9, ASM39365v2, whole genome shotgun sequence encodes:
- the LOC138877764 gene encoding uncharacterized protein codes for MGMIEMMFEQMMKKTADSDAQLASHNTSIWNLEVQLGQISHSLNIRPKGALPSDTQKEIVSDEIQVQDDDVPLVDKQVREENVNGEVRIDVHDDEVETQDDVNPSREHVIDIPKMVVPKAKAPLTRPPPPYPQRLVKKENKNQFRKFIDMMKSLSINVPLVEALEQIPGYAKFIKDLVIKKRFMDCETIKMTHQVSAIVHSMAPKLEDPGAFTIPCTIGSTDFAKALCDLGESINLMPYSVFKNLGIGQPRATSMRLQMADRTIKRPLGIIDDVLVRVDNFILPADFVILDCKVNYEVPIILGRPFLATGKTLVDVKAGELTFGVGDKKVVFHVCKSMKHPNSTEVCSFVDLVMEVIVNDTSAIINAEDPLEAVLLNLDVNEDGGRCHIGGAPKTEEGNWLDFS; via the exons ATGGGAATGatcgagatgatgtttgaacaaatgatgaagaagaccgccgactctgatgcccagttggcatcccacaatacttcaatctgGAATTTAGAGGTTCAACTTGGCCAGATTTCACATTCTTTGAATAttcgccctaagggggctctacctagtgataca caaaaggaaattgTGAGTGATGAGATTCAAGTACAAGATGATGATGTTCCTTTAGTTGATAAGCAAGTGAGAGAAGAGAATGTGAATGgggaagtgaggattgatgttCATGATGATGAGGTGGAGACCCAAGATGACGtaaacccatctagggaacacgtaatagacataccaAAAATGGTAGTGCCTAAGGCTAAGGCTCCCTTgacaaggcctcctccaccttaccctcaaagacttgtgaaaaaagagaataagaacCAATTTAGgaaatttattgacatgatgaagagcttatcgaTCAATGTCCCTTTAgtggaagctcttgagcaaatACCGGGATATGCCAAGTTCATAAAAGACTTGGTGATTAAAAAGAGATtcatggattgtgagaccatcaaaatgactcaccaagtaagtgcaattgtgcactcgatggctccaaagcttgaagatcccggcgcTTTCACAATCCCGTGTACCATTGGGAGCAcggattttgcaaaggcattgtgCGATTTGGGtgaaagtatcaatttgatgccttactccgtgttcaaaaatttgggtattggtcaaccgagagctacttcaatgaggttgcaaatggcggatagaactataAAAAGGCCACTTGGTATTAtcgatgatgttcttgttcgTGTGGATAATTTCATTTTGcctgctgactttgtgatcttggactgcaaGGTTAATTATGAGGTtcctatcatattgggaagacctttccttgcaactgggAAGACCTTAGTTGATGTGAAAGCAGGGGAGCTCACCTTCGGGGTGGGTGAtaaaaaagtggtctttcatgtgtgcaaatcaatgaagcatcCCAACAGTACTGAAGTATGCTCTTTCGTGGATCTTGTCATGGAAGTGATAGTTAATGATACTAGTGCAATAATCAACGCGGAGGATCCTCTAGAGGCGgtgttgttgaatcttgatgtaaatgaggatggcg GTAGATGCCACATTGGAGGTGCTCCAAAAACAGAAGAAGGCAATTGgttggactttagctga